The Pyrenophora tritici-repentis strain M4 chromosome 3, whole genome shotgun sequence genome has a window encoding:
- a CDS encoding HTTM domain containing protein, which produces MAVSNERFLRILTLSSSALATPFLIATSIVSTEGHGWGYRREATAFCFGFIPLAMTAFASSVTLYYQRRHGRVPTAGFALLDGAAFCAYISVLIPIWVVEVNYLWSASLGMLAGYTTTPMILNMVLHAYIFLYKFRAMWAVLFAPTMHECPNCHNEFIVGKPQIKETSQGGERYSLLRGEEYLDADADAELYVEGAARPSEESVRPEGENKEGKGKTILDV; this is translated from the exons ATGGCTGTGTCTAACGAACGCTTCCTCCGCATCCTCACCCTCTCAAGTAGCGCACTCGCTACGCCTTTCCTCATTGCCACATCCATCGTATCGACAGAAGGCCATGGTTGGGGGTACAGACGCGAGGCAACCGCTTTCTGCTTCGGCTTCATCCCCCTCGCTATGACGGCTTTCGCTTCCTCAGTCACTCTGTACTACCAGCGGCGTCACGGCCGCGTTCCAACTGCCGGATTTGCTCTGCTAGACGGTGCCGCTTTCTGCGCATATATCTCAGTCCTGATTCCTATCTGGGTTGTTGAGGTGAATTATCTCTGGAGTGCGAGTTTGGGAATGTTGGCAGGATATACAACGACGCCGATGATTTTGAACAT GGTGCTGCACGCATACATCTTCCTCTACAAGTTCCGCGCTATGTGGGCAGTACTTTTTGCCCCGACGATGCATGAATGCCCGAACTGCCATAATGAGTTCATTGTTGGAAAGCCTCAGATCAAGGAGACGAGTCAAGGTGGAGAGAGGTACAGTCTGTTGAGGGGTGAGGAGTACCTCGATGCGGATGCGGATGCGGAGCTTTACGTAGAAGGCGCTGCAAGACCTTCGGAGGAGAGCGTAAGGCCGGAGGGCGAAAATAAGGAGGGGAAGGGGAAGACCATCCTCGATGTTTGA